The genomic region GAATCCGCTCAGCGGTAATGTTGGCGCCGAGAGCGGCAATTTCTTTTCGGTTGTCCGGCACCCGCAGCCAGCGCTGGATCATCGGCTCGTCGACTTCGAGATGAAATTGAAAGCCGTAGACGTTGCCGCCGTAGCGAAACGCTTGATGGGCGCAGAGCGGGGAAAAGGCGAGATGGCACGTGCCGCGCGGTAGATCGAAGGTCTCGCCATGCCACTGAAAGATTTTTTCACTCTTAGCAAGTCCACTCAGTAGCGGATCCTGTTCCGCTTCTTCCGTAGGTGAGATGTCGTACCAGCCGATTTCTTTTTCGCGGTTCCGGTAGACATTGGCCCCGAGCGTCTTAGCGATCAGCTGCGAACCGAGACAGATACCGAGCACGGGAAGATTTCCTCGTAGCGCCGCTTCGATCAATTTCAATTCGGTGTTCAAGTGCGGCAGACGATGCGCATCGTTGACGCTCATCGGTCCGCCTAAAATCACCAAGCCGTCGTAGCCGTCGAGTGTCGGCTGGGCGTCGGGATGGCGCGCGAAATTCACGTAACGAATGCGAAAGCCGGCGCGCTTCAGCAGCGGATTGAGCGTGCCGAGAAGTTCGTGCGCGACATGTTGGCAGACCAGAAGTTTTTTCATGGCGGTAAGAAGCATTCACCTGATGCTAGTAATTATAGCGACACGGGCGGATAAAGAAAAACCGCCGGCGAGTTTGTTTGCTTGGTCGTCGAGACCGCTAGTGGCGGACTTGTGTAAGTGATAAAACCTCGAGCAGTGACAGTGAGGTTCGCTATGAAGAATCGCGAAATCGACGCGGCTTGGGCGTATCATGACGGCACGAAACATTCCTACCAAAGCATCCGCGCCAATGCGCACTCCCTCGACTGGGAGAACCGGCCGCTGTCATTTAAGATTTACACCGGCCTCGATCCTATCGCGCTGCCGCAACAGCTCTCGTCGACAACCATGCCGGCGCTTGCCGCGATTTCATTGAGCGATGCGCCTGGGGACGTTGGCATCATCCCAACACGCCAGACACTAGCGGAAATTCTGTTTCTGTCCGCTGGCATTACCAAGCGAAGAAGTTATCCGGGCGGAGAGATGCAATTCCGTGCCGCGGCCTGCACCGGGGCGCTCTATCACATCGATCTGCATCTGATCTGCGGCGAACTCGAAGATCTCTCGGCCGGTGTTTATCATTTTAGCCCGCAAGATTTTGCGCTGCGCCGATTGCGCGCGGGCGATTATCGTTCGGTGCTGATTCGTGCCAGCGGTGAAGAGCCATCGATCGCAAAGGCAAGTTGCGTGCTCGTCTGCGCGTCGACGTTTTGGCGCAATGCTTGGAAGTATCAAGCCCGCGCCTATCGTCACTGTTACTGGGATAGCGGCACGATACTCGCCAATCTTTTAGCGGCCGCGGCGGCCCGCGCGGTGCTTGCTAAAGTCGTGATCGGCTTTGTCGATGCCGAGGTGGACACACTTTTAGGATTGGACTCTCAGCGCGAGGCGCCGCTCGCAATGGTGGCGCTCGGAGAATCTGGCGATCGGGTTGCAGTGCCGCTGCTAGCCGTTGATCCGTTGGTTTTGCCAACCGCGCCGTTATCGAAACAAGAAGTTAATTATCCCGCGATGCAAGCGATGCACGAGGCTTCTTCACTCCAGGACGAAAAGGAAGTCGTCGCCTGGCGCGCCCAAGCGCTAAGCGCGGCAGCCACGGCGCGCAATGATGAAATAGCTGAGTCTCGAATGTTTCCTCTGCAGCCGTTGAGTTCTGTAGACATGTCGCAGGACAGCATCGACGAAGTAATTCTCCGGCGCGGCTCAACGCGCCAGTTTGCACCCGAGTCGATTTCCTTCGCCCAGCTTTCCACCATGCTCGACCGGGCAACGCGCGGCGAACACGGGGATTTTTTGCATCCAGGAGAGCCGTCGCTCAACGAGCTTTACTTGATCGTCAACGCGGTGGACGATCTGCCTTCGGGGACCTACCTGTATCGCAGCGCAGGCCAGTCGCTGGAATTGCTCAAGCAAGGCGACTTTCGCCGTGACGCGGGACATCTCGGTCTCGGCCAGGAGATTCCAGCCGATTGCAGCGTCAACGTTTATTTTCTAGCGGATTTGCCTCGATCTCTGGAGCGCTACGGCAACCGCGGTTACCGCGCCGCCCAACTTGAAGCCAGTATCATGGGCGGGAAACTCTATCTTGCCGCCTACGCCCAACGGCTCGGCGCCTCCGGGCTGACTTTCTTCGA from Deltaproteobacteria bacterium harbors:
- a CDS encoding amidotransferase is translated as MLLTAMKKLLVCQHVAHELLGTLNPLLKRAGFRIRYVNFARHPDAQPTLDGYDGLVILGGPMSVNDAHRLPHLNTELKLIEAALRGNLPVLGICLGSQLIAKTLGANVYRNREKEIGWYDISPTEEAEQDPLLSGLAKSEKIFQWHGETFDLPRGTCHLAFSPLCAHQAFRYGGNVYGFQFHLEVDEPMIQRWLRVPDNRKEIAALGANITAERIHRETPEHIARLQQLSESVFGAFIELFGVDKKLRHLPSR
- a CDS encoding SagB/ThcOx family dehydrogenase, which encodes MKNREIDAAWAYHDGTKHSYQSIRANAHSLDWENRPLSFKIYTGLDPIALPQQLSSTTMPALAAISLSDAPGDVGIIPTRQTLAEILFLSAGITKRRSYPGGEMQFRAAACTGALYHIDLHLICGELEDLSAGVYHFSPQDFALRRLRAGDYRSVLIRASGEEPSIAKASCVLVCASTFWRNAWKYQARAYRHCYWDSGTILANLLAAAAARAVLAKVVIGFVDAEVDTLLGLDSQREAPLAMVALGESGDRVAVPLLAVDPLVLPTAPLSKQEVNYPAMQAMHEASSLQDEKEVVAWRAQALSAAATARNDEIAESRMFPLQPLSSVDMSQDSIDEVILRRGSTRQFAPESISFAQLSTMLDRATRGEHGDFLHPGEPSLNELYLIVNAVDDLPSGTYLYRSAGQSLELLKQGDFRRDAGHLGLGQEIPADCSVNVYFLADLPRSLERYGNRGYRAAQLEASIMGGKLYLAAYAQRLGASGLTFFDDDVTEFFSPHAAGKSVMFLLALGKSVKRRNGLNVV